DNA sequence from the bacterium genome:
GTGAACCCCTTTATGGGAATTCCGAAGAAATCATGTAACTCTACACGGATACAACCTGTCGGTGATGTGGAATAGTCAAGATATAGGGAGTCCCCTTCGAACCGGAAGGGAAGAATGAGCAGCTCTCCATGGCTGTCCTCAGCGCGAATCGACACCCCGCTCTCACCTTGTTTTTCCCGTCTCACGTTTATCAGGTGGTCAATAAACTGGTCATTATCCAAAGGCGCCTGCTCAAGTCCGAGAGTGACACGATGTTTCTGGCTGATGATCGTTGGCCCCCTGTCGACATATCCCGGTCTGTGATTGCGTAATATATCCTCCTCCGTGAAAGACTGGAGCAGGATTTCACTCTCCCCGAGGCGATTGCGGTCATAAATCATAAGGAGCCTGCCTTCCGGCGTTTCCACGGCGTCGGGATAACTGACATTGGTTCGTTCATCAAGGAGAAGCTGGTAAGGCCATGATAGACCCTCATCATCCGACAGCAGTGCCGTTAGATGACTTCGCTTGGTGAAATTAACGTGGTTGATCAATAGCAATCGACCCGAGCGCAATCGGCGGATATGGAAGCGGGAGCAGGGGCCCGGCAGAACCGCGTGAGGAGAGGCTAGCCAAGTCCGTCCACGGTCATGCGAGAAAGCCTCACCGATGCCGTCCTTGACGCGTACCAGCATCCACAATGTCCCATCATTCTTTTCGACAATGATATGTTCATCACAGTCACGATTCGGCACGTCGGCTGAACCCAAAAGCTCGAACGTTTTCCCCTGATCACGGCTGCACACGACATTCGAATACTCTTCCTCAGGTAAGGAGTGAAAATAGGGGCGGTTATGGGTCCAAATGGCGCAGGGGAAAAGCCATTCCCCGGTAGAAAGGACCGTTGGTCGGTTCTTCATCACGCCATTGGCAATGCGGCGGGGAGTTGACCATTCCGGGGACGGTGACCCGGAATTTTCGCATCGAATGAACCACACCCCTCCACGCCCATCAAATGTCTTGCCGTAATGGGCGCACTGCGCCCAAAACAACCACATTCTCCCTAGCGGATCATGCCAAAGCACAGAATCAAAAGCGCGAATGATGCCAGGCGGATCAATCACCAAGGTGGGTTCAGACCATGTGAGTCCGTCATCAGCGCTGGTTACAAGCACAGCATAATTGAACTCGTCTTCATTACATCCGCCGGAAAACCAGGTTGCCCAGAGGCGTCCATTCGCGGCACGCTCAATTCCGGGAACCCCCTGCCACTTTCGGTTTCTTTCAGCGTATTCAGGTCCTGGGCAGAACTTGATCGGCACCGGCTGCATCGCTAAATCTTCAACATTTCCCGCAGACACTCCCGCTTTAACAGGAAGATTTACTGTATTCATAAAGATCGGTTACCTCTCAATGGAAGGGCTATTGTTTGTTAGATTCCGCATGGCCTCAACCGCTTATGTGCGGCCAAAGCCTTGACAAGTTCCTGAACCGCAAGATTGATTTCGGAAAGTGACTTGCCAGGTTTATAAAGATCAGAGCCAATCCCTACCCCGTCAGCAACACGTAAATACTCTGATAAATTCGAGGCATTGACGCCTCCGACGGCCAAAATCGGGGCATTGATGACCGCTTTCAGGTCTTTAATATATCCCGAGCCTAATCTCCCGCAGGGAAAGCACTTAAGATAATCCGCACCAGCCTGAATGGCTGAAAAGCCCTCCGTAGGAGTCATAAATCCAGGGATCGAGACCAATCCAAGGGCTTTCGTTTTCCGGATAACTAGGGGATTCGAGTCCGGAGAGATCATATACCGAGCCCCAGCGGCGGCGGCATTGACCACATCGGCTTCCGATAAGACGGTGCCCGCTCCAATCAAAATACGGCCCCCTTGGTCATATTTTGCAGACAGCAGGCGGATGCTCTCTAGCGCCTCTGGAGAATTCAGAGGTACTTCGGCCAGAGTGAACCCGCCGTTTTCAAGGGCATCATGAAGCCCTTCAATTTCTGCAGGTTTTACCCCTCGCAAAATGGCAATGGCGGGGCATTCATCAATTTTCTTCTTAAAAACGTCATACGTATCCATAAATAGGTTGCCTGCTGAACTTTCTGGAAACAGTTCTTATCCTTAGTATTTATTGATTATAAGTCCCTGCTCGTTTATTTCCTTCACGGTCTCACCAAATACCTGCACAAAATCACCAATTTCAGGTGCCCTGATCTCGACAGGGAGGAGGTGCTGATTCTTAGAAAATGATTCGGCGCATTTTCCCGTGTCACAATCAAATCATGAGAACCGGGCCCCTATTTGGTTGTGATGAGGGAAATCTTCTGGTTCAGTGCATCCCTGCACTTCTGTGGTAGGCCGGAGACCGCCGCAGCTTCGTTATATTTGGCCAGGGCGTCAACGTCCTTGCCCTGCGCCCGGTAAACGTCGCCATAAGCTTCCAGAATACGCATCTTTCCCATACCGGTATCGTTCACCTTCGCCAAGGCGGCCAGAGCCTCAGCATAGTGGCCCTGCCGCAGAAGTATCCGGCACATGGCCATCCCCGAACTTGTATGATAGGGGCCGCCTTTCAAATTATCTTTGGCGAGGACTTTTTCATAAAATTCCAAGGCCTTCGCATCGTCCTTGAGTTTCTCGTAGACCTCCCCGAGGCATTGTGCGGCAACCATAGACAACGGGTTTGGACGCCCCACGGCTCTGCTCAAATCGTCCACCGCTGCCTGAAGGTTGCCCAAGTCACGGTACGCGCAGCCACGCTGATAGAATCCCTCGCCCGCCAGGGGATCCGGCCATTGACTGATATCTTCATCCTTCAGCATGCCAACCAATTCCTTCGGGTTTTGTCTCGCCAGCATCATTTGCATGCGGCAGTGCAGGGAAACGGGCTTAAGCTCAATCGTCTTTGCCAGAAGGATGGCCTCGTCATACTGCTTCTGCCAGTTGAGGCTGTAGGCCGCATAGCGTAGGCATTCGGCCGTCTTCTGGGGGGTGGGCGCTGTGTTGGTTAATTTCAGGAAGGCGTCCTGCGCATCATCGATTTCCCCGGTTTCGTACAGTCTCATCGCCAGCGCGAAATCCTGGGGGAAATTCATTAGCTGGAGCCCCACTTGGCGGTCTCTGCCCTGAAATATGATTTCCCCGAGCCCGTCGCGAGCCGTTACTTCTTTCGTGTCCACCTGGGCCGACCAGATGGAGCGCTCGACGGAGGTCGAGCCGTCATGATGCACGCGCCCAAAATTGCCCAGCCAGACTTTGCCCCGCTCGGGCGGCTCGACCCCCAGTGTCCTGAAGGGAATCCGCAGCAGCGCCAGCCAGCGATTGGTCGCTGAATCAAGGGCATTGGTGGACGTCCAGTCACCGCTCCAATCGGGGTCATCCTTCCCATAGCGTGGGTCTATGCCGTCTACGATGAATCCGTTGGCCGCATCGTATTTCGACTCGGGTAGTGGCCCCACGGTGAAATGATAGAATTTCTCGCGAGTACCCAGCGGGGCGATCACGAGATCCAGCAATTCCTGTTTATCCACCTTGCGGTCCGGCAGTTCGCATTCAAAGCGCAAATAGAGACTGTCTGAGTCAAAAAGCGCCCGCAGGACGGTCTTGCGCGTCAAGGGCTCTTTCGTACCCGGCATGCGGCGCAGATCCTGGGCGGTTGACTTTGCCCATACCGCCGAATTCAGTAAGATCGGCCCGACGGCGCTTTTCACGACCATGCTTTTCGTGCCAGGCAAAGCAGCGTTCCGCATCTCCCGTGTATCCCAGTTCAAAGGCGTGTCTTTGTATTTGGACAGGTACATATCACGCTTGAGTGTGACATGATCGAGTGAAAGACCGCCAAATGGCCGCATCTCCGGCCAGCCGGTAATCGGTTTTGTTTCGGCGGGATTATTGGTGCTGTAGTACGAGGCGATCAGGGCATTCCTCGAGTCTATCGCATCGAGCAACACGTCACGCAGGGCGCGGGTGGGCTGCATCCGGTAGGCGTCAGACAGATGCACGACCGTCGCAAGGCTCTTGAGGTAATCGAATTCCAGGCGCACGAGCGCCAGTCGGCATTTGACCTTCCTGGTATCCGCCAGTCGCTCAGCTTGCACCAGCTCCGCTTCCAGTGTCGCCAGCAGGTCCGGCGTGTAAAGAAAACTAATGATTTGGAAGGAATCCATCAAATACTTCCTGCTTTGACCCTTGATATCCTTATAGACCCAGGAAGGACACCCGATACCCAGAACGCTCGCGTAAGACTCGATGCCATGATAGAGGTCGGTATAGAATTGTTCCATGGGCTCGGCGGCCCCGCCGAACGCGGCCCCGCAGAATTCACTCATCAACTCCTTCGCGTTGTTCGTCGCCGGATCGTCGTATAGCCGTCCGAACACGTAGTAGACCGGTCCCTCCAGCCCGTACACCTCACTGACGCCGTCCCGGCAGGCGCCAATCACGTGCTGTTGGGAGAACATCCTGGCTTGCGTCTCTACAAAACGAGGGGTGCGGGTCGGCGTGACATACCCGTTGGCCAGGTGATACCCCCCCCAGTATTGCAAATCCACAAGGAACCCGCCGATTCCCTTGTATTCGTTCAGCCGGGCAAAAGATTCAGGGGTCGACATGCAGGTGGAAATCACCACGTTTGACGGAAACGATTTGAACGTCTTTGGCAAGGTTCCCGTGACGCTATAGGGCTCGAGCATGACTTGCCGGTCCGGGTACGAATGGTGTAGCCGTTCAGCCAGATCCCGATGGAATATCCAAAGCTTCTCGCCCCAGTCATTGCCGGTGCCATATAGATCCCTGCATTTTTCGCACTGACAAGGCCGGAATCCGTCTGTTTGCATAATAAAGAGCGACTGGTATCCTTTGCTGAAGGACTGAGCCGCCCACTGGTAGATTAGCTCCTGGACTTCAGGGTTGGAGATGCAATATTGCGCGGTCGACCAATCATTCGTGTTCCCGATCCGCTTGCCATTGATCAATGCGAAATATTCCGGATGCGTCGTGCAGTATTTGCTCAGCGGTATGGCCAGTTCATAGGTGTGGGCGAGCGGCATCCGGTCGCAGACGGGAAAGAGATTGTTCGCCACTTCATAGAATCCCTCCTTCGGCTCGCCCGTGTTGAATGCAAGAAAAGGTTCCTTCCTGACGTCCAGGTCTGCGGGAATCGCGATTCGCCAGGTCTTGAGGAACTCGAAACAGGGGGAGTCCAACAGATTGACGTCGGAAAGGGGGGCGGACCACGGCCTCGTTGCCGGATACAAGAAGCGCGTTCCGGCGTACTGTCTCAGGAAATCAGCCGCAGCCTTGGCGGTGCCCAGTATGGGCATCAGCCTCTGGCCGGGGGCGCCGGCGTCGTTGATGGTGGGCGCCTTATCACGCCCCGCCACGATGACGTCTCTCCCGACTGCTTTGCAGGCGTAAGCCCAGTCTTTGAATCGAGCGGCCTCGATGCCGTTGGTCCGGGCGAACGCAGTATTGCCGAGATAAATTCCCGGCCTGCCCGGATCGCGTCCTGACTCGGGAACCACGGGCAAATCGGCGCCATTCGCTTTAAAGGCCGTCTGGACCAACCGCGCCGTTTTCTCGAGGCAATTACTGATTACCGGGCTCAGCAAACTATCCGGAACCACAATCTGGTACTCGGTCTTCCCGCCCTCGGCCAGCACGAGATCTGCGGCGGAACCTGCTGAAACGCCCGTCACCCCCATCATTCCTGCCACCGCTAACAATCTGATGTTCATGGACACTCCTGACCCTTTCGTCATTTCCTTCACGCTGAGGTACACGCCTAGGGGCTTACCACCAGACGGTGGTATTACTTGACAATCAGCTCTCCGAATTTCCAAGGTTCGCAGAAACCCTTTGTTCCTGTCGGTGAAAAAGCAGCGTCCTCCACTTCCTTGCCACCCCTTATCCGCATGCGGCAGAGGTTGAAATGCCAGGGGGCCTTTGCTGTCGGTTTCTTTCCTTCCACCTTTTTCAGGGGATCGGCGCCGCCCGCGTCGTTATCACTGACAGGAATACGCACTTCCACGCTCCAGAACGTATCGCCGACATACGTGGCGACCTCGGCCTCGGAAGACCAGAGCGTGTCGAGTCTCTTGATCCGGTCAATGTCCACCAGCGCACCGGCAGGATTGATGGCGAGCTGATAATAGGAGTGCGACTGCGTTTCCAGCAGCAATTCGACGTCATCCCCGGTCATCAGGTTCAAATCATCCTTGGATTGTGTGGCGGCAATGTTCAGCCCTTTCATATCCGCTTCGTCACAGCGGATGCCGACAATCAACGCCATGTCGCTCCATACCATTTTGAACGTGGTTCTGGACGCGGCCGGCTGGCTTGAGACGATTTCCTTGAGTTCATATTCCGGCACATCCTTCCAGAACGGCTTGTCGAGTTTTCCGTCCAACTTGAAATCCAAATTCTGGCGCTCAACGGCTTCCGCCCGGGGGCCCTTCCGGCCCGCGGCCAGTTTATCGCGTAGCTTCTTCATCGGTTCAACGAACGCGACCATCAGGTCGATCCGCTTGCCGTACACCGTGTCTCCGGCCGCCTTGCGGGCGGCAGCGAGCAGTTCAAACGCCGTGTCAATGGGGGCTGCTTGCGACTGCATGAGCGGCCAGTTCGTTTCGGAGAACTCGATGAACGTCTTCATCTCCTTGGCGGCAGGGCCGTAGAACTTCTCGCAATACTCGTTCAGGAGTGCGTCAATATCCTGACCGGCATCCCAGTAATACCGCGCCGTTACGTAGATATTCAGGTGGTTGAATCCGGGCGCATGCATGTCCTTGCCGCCGGAGTCGAAGCCATAGGTCCCTTCCGTGTATTCGCCGTACGATTGCCCCTTCAGCGAGTGCAAGTCCTCCGCAATGATATGCGGCAGATATACCGGCATGCCGGCGGTAGGGATGGTCGGGCGGCTGGACAGCAGGAACTCGGAGGTGCAGAAATTGCCCGGCGCCACCTTGTCCAACCAGGCCTTGCGGTTATTTAACACATGGGCGCGGAAGTCCGGATCGGTGAATCCCTGTCGTCCATTGAAGAATCCTGCCACCACGTTGGGACTGAACTTGTCGATCTTCGTTGGAGGCAGCCAATAGAGGCCATAAGCCTCGCAGCGCACGGTCTTGTCCGGATTGGTCTTGTACAATTCCGTGGCCACCCGATTGACGAACTCCCATACGTAGTCGGACAATATTCCTTGGAATCCACGTTCTGGCGAGCCCTTGCCCTTGCACAAGTCGCATTGGCAGATGTTGCTCAGGGAGTCGCCCGGCATGATCGAGATTCCCGGCTCATCGGGGTATATCTTGAAATAGGCGCGGCAGAATCGCACGGTGTCGTCGATGAATTTTTCCGAGGAAAAGCAGGGAGTCCCCCAGCCAAACGGCTCCAGCATCTCCCGCTTGCCGTTAATCAGGGCAAACTCCTCGGGGTGGGACTTGTCTCGGATATGAACGTGCACAAGTCCATGAACAATATCGCCAATCCCCACGAGATCGGGCGCCTGTCCGAGCCCGATCCGCAGCCGCCAGAGCACGGCCTCTTTCGAGCCGGACGCGAAGGTAGGGGAGTAGAAGCCGCAGTTACGGTACGCAAAATCCGGACGAACGACCTTGTTCATTTGGTCGAACGCAATGGACTTGCTGGCAGGAACGATTTCACCGAGGTCGCCGGCCATGTACCAGCGCACCCCCTGCATACGTAAAAACTCATAGACGGCATTCAACGACCCCCGCTCATCAAAATCCCATATATCGAGGGCTTGATTGTAGGCGCTGCCGGGCCAGCCGATCGGGTTAGTCCACTTCCCCCCAGTCAGCGCGTCCCATTCCTCGTAATAGAATGGGCGTGAATTCTTATTGCGGATATAGGTCGGAGGCGCCTTGAAATCTTTGTCATACCCCAGAAGTGCCAGCCAGTTGTCCCCGGACACCATCTTGAAGGCACCGTATTTGAGCCCTTCATCGCTTAATTTCAATGCGTCGGTATAAGCGCTTCTTCCAACATAGATCTTGACGGGGATTCCGGTGCCCGGCGCATTGGTGATCGCCAGTCTGGCCCCGCTGATTTTCTCGATATACGTCTGCAGCTCCGTCGCGGCCAGTTTCACCGCGCGCGGCGGATGTTCGGAGACGACGATCTCCGCCTGAGTCTTCCCGTCCTTGACGATGAACGACTCGGCACAGACGGCCGTTGAGAGCATACTGCCGAAAATACCGAGGATAATAAACGCGGCGCAGCCCGATTTCCATCCCTGGGAGGGGCGCATGACAGGTCCCTTATTCATGGCGTTCCTTTTTTGAAGATCTCTATCGCTTGGTTATAGGTGGTGCTCCGTTGTTCGCCTGAACAATCCTTCGAACCACTCAGTCTTCACGGTATATAACCTTCCTCGATCCTCGTTGCCTTGACGTTCTCACCAATTACTAGCAGAATATCACTTGTTCCTCAACGCGAGTCGCCAGGGTCGTTGGAAAAAACCGAAGCGCTTCGGTTTTTTTGGGCTTGGAACCTACCCTCGATAACGCCTTGCGCCACATGCGGGCAGATCATGAGGCCGTAATGATCGAACAGGACGGCCGTGTCATTGCCGTACTTGTTCCGCCAGAGGAATATTTGCCGGTGCAGAATGCTGACATCCCGCCGGAATTCTGGCAGGGGTTGCGGGAAGCTCAAGCGGGAATCGGCGTTGACATAGAGACGGCCCTTACGCCTGCTATTCCCGCCGTCACCCAGTGGAGGATAGATTGTGTGTCTCTGGACATTCTGGAAGTTGGCGTAAACTGTCCCGTGAAATTCCGCGCGAAGCACCGGTGGCGTTCGCCGTCCCCGGCGAACGATTCGCCCATAGCGCTTCGCTTAATCGGCCGCCAGGGACGTCGGCCGCCACCGGTCGCCATCGAGAAAGACCCACGCTCGCACGTACACACGGGGTTTCTGTATCGCCTTATTCCCTATGCCGTCGTCGCCTGCTGATAAAGGTACTTCTGGAATCCAGCAAAGACGGCTTTGATGTTATCCGGATCGCCAAGGTCGTGAACGGCGTCGGCTATCGAATCGTGATACTTGAGTCGCAACAAGGGCGTCAGTTTATCCTGGTCCAGCTCCTCTACGCCTACTGATACGTAGTGGGATAGCACGAAATCGAGGAAGACCTGTTGTTTGGCGCTGAACTGGGTATTTATGTGACGGCCATCAATATAAAGCAGATGGAGCAGGGGACATTAGTCCCTATGTATCTCGCTAACGATCCGGTAGTCGAAGACGAGAACACGTTGATCTTGTCGCGATCTAAAAAACAGGCCCCTCGGATGATTAGAAAAAAACAAGGTCTTAGGTTGACGCATATGCGCTGAAGGGGGGACAAGGCTGAACGCTTGCCCCGCCTTCAGCGGGGTCGTGGAATCAATCTCCATATTCAATGCCTTGGAATAAAAATGTGCTCATTCCCTTAAAATGCGATTTATTAGCAGTTTAATTCTATTCTGGACAAACCAGACCTAGGTGAATACAGTCTCTCCAGTTTTTCTGAGTGCGGGAGTAATTCAGTGGTAGAATGTCAGCTTCCCAAGCTGAACGTCGTGGGTTCGATCCCCATCTCCCGCTCCACTTGAAAATCTGATTCTCGGACGTAAACAATACGGCTGTGCCAAGTTTGTCCGGAATAGAATTAACCGTTATTCAACGGTGACGCTTTTGGCCAGATTCCGGGGCTGATCAATGGGACAGTTGCGGATTCGGGCCATGTGGTAGGCAAATAACTGGAGTGCAACCACCGTGACAATCGGCGCGGTCAGATGCGAGCATTTCGGAATGTGAATCATGGCATCGACTGGAGCGGAGTCGGAACTACCCTCCGTGACAATCCCGATCACGGGGGCATGTCGCGCCCGGCACTCCTGAACATTGCTGATCATCTTTTCCCGGCCGGCAATATCATTCAGCAATGCCATAACGGGCACCGACTTGTCCAGCAGGGCGATGGGGCCATGCTTGAGTTCCGCCGCATGATAGCCCTCGGCATGGATATAGCTGATCTCCTTGAGCTTCAGGGCGCCTTCCATGGCGACAGGATAGAGGCAACCGCGGCCCAGGAAAAAGAAGTCTCTGGCTTGCGCATAGCGCTCGGCGACGGCAATTACTTCATTGTTCCGCGCCAGAACAGACTTGATCAATTCGGGAATCTGATGGATATCGGCACAGATTTCGAGCCCCTGCTGGCGTGACAACCGGCGGCAGCGCCCGATCTTAAGGGCCAGCATCAATAACACGCTCAACTGGCAGGTGAACGCCTTGGTGGAGGCCACGCTGATTTCGGGCCCCGCATGCAGGTAGACACCCCGTCCGGTTTCGCGGGCGATGGTGGACCCTACCACATTGCAGAGCCCCACGACCAGGGCTCCCTTTTGTTTCGCTTCGCGCACCGCGGCCAACGTATCGGCCGTCTCGCCGGATTGGCTGATGGCGATCACCAGGTCATGCGGACGGATGATGGGATTGCGGTAGCGGTATTCGGCCGCCTGTTCCACATCCGTGGGCAGGTCCGCCAATTCCTCAAAGTAATATTTGCCCACCATGCCGGCGTTCAGGGAGGTCCCGCACGCCACAATCACCACCCGCTCAATGCTGGAGAGTTCGCGCGGCGTCAGCGCCAGTCCGGACAAGATGGCGGTCGCCATTGTGTCATCCAGCCGGCCCCGGATGCTGTTGTTGATGGAGTCGGGTTGTTCATGGATTTCCTTGAGCATGAAATGCTCAAACCCGCCTTTTTCAGCGGTGCCGGCATCCCAGTCGATTTTGGCGATTTCGCGGGAGACCGGGACATTGTGGATGTTCCGGATTTCAACCCCCGACGCCCGGACAATGGCCACATCGTTGTCATCCAGATAGATGACTTGCCGCGTATAGGCGATGATGGCGGCTACATCGCTGGCCACAATGGTTTCTCCCTCGCCGACACCGATGACCAGGGGACTGCCCTTGCGGGCCACCACGATCTCACCGGGGGTATCGGCTGAAATCACGGCAATGCCGTAGGTCCCCTCGACATGTTTCAGGGCGGCGCACACGGCGTCAAATAAATTGCCCCGGTATAACTCGCCAATCAGATGGCTCAGCACTTCGCTGTCGGTTTCCGACTTGAAGGTATGCCCCTTGGCGGTCAACTGATTGCGCAGGGCCAGATAATTTTCGATGATCCCGTTATGGACCAGTGCCAGCCGGCCGGTTTGATCGGTATGGGGATGCGCGTTCTCCGCTGTCGGGCTGCCGTGGGTGGCCCAACGGGTGTGTGAAATGCCCGTGTGGGCGGTCTTGAGAAAGGCATCGGTCCACTGTGTATGTACGGCGTTCTCCAGATTCTGGACTTTGCCTTTATCTTTCCGGAGGTGAATGGCATTTTCCGCGATCAGCGCCACGCCGGCAGAATCATAGCCACGATATTCAAGCCGCTTCAAGCCATTGATCAGGACATCAATCGCACCTTTATTTCCCACATAACCGACAATACCGCACATGTTTACCTCGCAATTGCTTAATTTAAAACGTCTTTACTGATGACCGCCCCCGGGAGGGTGGACATATCCGGCCACAATTTGCGGCCGGGGTAAATGCTGGTGTGAATCCCCGTATGAACGCGATCCCCCATGACGCAACCGAATTTGCGTCGTTTGGTATCCACAATACGTCCCTCAATCATGGATTTATGAGTGAGGCCGTCGTGCCGGAAGTTTGAGGTGATGGTCCCTGCACCGAAATTCACGGCTTCGCCGATAATGGAATCCCCGCAGTAACTCAAATGGCCGATGCTGGTGCGGTTCATGATGATGGAGTTTTTGATTTCCACCGCCTGTCCGATATGACAGCCATCCCCGATGCTGGTGTTGCCGCGGAGATAGCAGTTCGGCCCGATCTTGCAGTTTTTTCCAATGACGACCGTGCCGTCGATATACACGCCCGGCAGCAGTTGGGTCCCTTCACCCAGGAGCAGGGTGCCGTCATTATGAACGCCAGGTGACACCCGGGCGCCATTGTTCAGGGTGAGGGCGGCCATAATGGGGCCCTGAGGCACCGCTTCGCCCTTGAGGCGGTAATCGACCAGGGTCTGCAGAACGATTTCATTGATCCGCAAAAGGTCCCACGGATACGCGACCAGAAAGGTGTTCGGGTCGATCGGCAGGGAGGGTGCCTTCAGGACGGCGTTGGCCGACTCGCTGGTCCAGGCGAGAATGATGCCGCGGGCATTGCGGACGGCCACCGTGCCCTCGGCCTGCAGCAGGGCGGCGAGGACAGGTTTTGAAAACCAGGTATCGCCCCGTATGAAAAGAGTGCGGTCATCAGCCCCGCTGGAGGTGTTGTAACCGGCATCCTTGAGAAGCTCCTGTTGCAACTCCCCCAGAAGTCGGTTCCCGACGCGGCAGGCGGCGAGGGGCCGGGTTGAGGTCAGCGGGAAACAGGTTTCAGGGCTGTCGGCGTCCAGGATCACAGCTTTCATAACGTCAATTCCTTCCGTACCACGGCACTCAACGATTCCATCCAACGCGTCACCTGCTCGGCTTCGCGTGCTTCAATCAGAATCCGGAGCTTGGGTTCCGTGCCGGAGTATCGCACGATCAGGCGTCCGCCATCTCCTAGATCGCAGCGGCAGGCCTCCATCGCTTCGACCAGATTGGGAATCGACTCAATCGGTTTGCGTTGCTTGACCTTGATGCTCACCAGTTGCTGGGGGTATTCCTTCATGCATTCGGCCAGTTGCGCGAGGGTGGCCCCCTGGCGTCGCATGAGCCGCAGAACCTGAAGGGCGGTGATGATGCCGTCGCCGGTGGTGGCATAGTCCATCAGGATCACATGCCCGCTTTTCTCGCCCCCGACATTCGCCCCGGTCTTGCGCATGCGGTCGATCACCAGACGGTCTCCCACATCGGTGATATCCAGCTGAATGCCGGCGTTTTTCATGGCTTCATGCAGACCCATGTTGCTCATGGTGGTGGTCACCAGCGTATTGTTGCTCAGCAGGCCGCGGGCCTTGAAATCCAGGGCGCACATGGCCAGGATCCGGTCGCCATCCACGACATTGCCATGGGCATCACAGAAGATCACGCGGTCCGCATCGCCATCAAACGCAATCCCGATATCGGAATGGGTGTTAAGCACCGTCTGGGCCACGACCTCGGGGTGCAAGGCCCCGCAGAGATTGTTGATGTTGTAGCCATCCGGTTCAACGAATGTTTTGGTGACCTTCGCCCCGAGTTCCTTCAGGATCAGTGGAGCGATATAATAGGCGGCCCCATTAGCGCAATCCACCACCACCTTGAGATCATCAAAGTTCTCGTTTTTAATGGTGCTTTTGGCAAATTCAATATAACGCCCCCGGGCGTCGTCGATACGGTAGGCCTTGCCCATCTGGTCACTGCGGATATGCTCGCAGCTTAACTCACCGGAAGCGATGTGGTTGGTAATGTCGGCTTCCATGGTGTCGGAGATTTTAAAGCCATCATTGCCGAAAATCTTGATCCCGTTGTCGTCAAAGGGGTTGTGGGAGGCCGTCAGCATGAGACCGACATCCGCGGCCATCGAGCGGGTCAGATGGGCCACGGCGGGGGTGGGCACCGGGCCCACGAGCATGACATCCACGCCCATGGCCACCAGGCCGCTTGTCAGGGCGGTTTCCAGCATATACCCGGAGAGCCGGGTATCCTTGCCAATGACGGCCTTGCAGGAACCATGCCCGGAGGCCCCCAGCGTATGGCCCAGCGCTTTGCCGATCTGCATGGCCACTTCCGGCGTCACCGGGTAGTGATTGGCCTGCCCCCTGATGCCATCGGTTCCAAATAAACGTTCCATGGTAAGCCCTTTTTTTACTGAATTGATGCCCAAAATACACCGGATGCCGGTTTCATGCAAGCCAACTCCCCGGCGCCGACTTC
Encoded proteins:
- a CDS encoding DUF4838 domain-containing protein, with the protein product MNKGPVMRPSQGWKSGCAAFIILGIFGSMLSTAVCAESFIVKDGKTQAEIVVSEHPPRAVKLAATELQTYIEKISGARLAITNAPGTGIPVKIYVGRSAYTDALKLSDEGLKYGAFKMVSGDNWLALLGYDKDFKAPPTYIRNKNSRPFYYEEWDALTGGKWTNPIGWPGSAYNQALDIWDFDERGSLNAVYEFLRMQGVRWYMAGDLGEIVPASKSIAFDQMNKVVRPDFAYRNCGFYSPTFASGSKEAVLWRLRIGLGQAPDLVGIGDIVHGLVHVHIRDKSHPEEFALINGKREMLEPFGWGTPCFSSEKFIDDTVRFCRAYFKIYPDEPGISIMPGDSLSNICQCDLCKGKGSPERGFQGILSDYVWEFVNRVATELYKTNPDKTVRCEAYGLYWLPPTKIDKFSPNVVAGFFNGRQGFTDPDFRAHVLNNRKAWLDKVAPGNFCTSEFLLSSRPTIPTAGMPVYLPHIIAEDLHSLKGQSYGEYTEGTYGFDSGGKDMHAPGFNHLNIYVTARYYWDAGQDIDALLNEYCEKFYGPAAKEMKTFIEFSETNWPLMQSQAAPIDTAFELLAAARKAAGDTVYGKRIDLMVAFVEPMKKLRDKLAAGRKGPRAEAVERQNLDFKLDGKLDKPFWKDVPEYELKEIVSSQPAASRTTFKMVWSDMALIVGIRCDEADMKGLNIAATQSKDDLNLMTGDDVELLLETQSHSYYQLAINPAGALVDIDRIKRLDTLWSSEAEVATYVGDTFWSVEVRIPVSDNDAGGADPLKKVEGKKPTAKAPWHFNLCRMRIRGGKEVEDAAFSPTGTKGFCEPWKFGELIVK
- the glmS gene encoding glutamine--fructose-6-phosphate transaminase (isomerizing), whose product is MCGIVGYVGNKGAIDVLINGLKRLEYRGYDSAGVALIAENAIHLRKDKGKVQNLENAVHTQWTDAFLKTAHTGISHTRWATHGSPTAENAHPHTDQTGRLALVHNGIIENYLALRNQLTAKGHTFKSETDSEVLSHLIGELYRGNLFDAVCAALKHVEGTYGIAVISADTPGEIVVARKGSPLVIGVGEGETIVASDVAAIIAYTRQVIYLDDNDVAIVRASGVEIRNIHNVPVSREIAKIDWDAGTAEKGGFEHFMLKEIHEQPDSINNSIRGRLDDTMATAILSGLALTPRELSSIERVVIVACGTSLNAGMVGKYYFEELADLPTDVEQAAEYRYRNPIIRPHDLVIAISQSGETADTLAAVREAKQKGALVVGLCNVVGSTIARETGRGVYLHAGPEISVASTKAFTCQLSVLLMLALKIGRCRRLSRQQGLEICADIHQIPELIKSVLARNNEVIAVAERYAQARDFFFLGRGCLYPVAMEGALKLKEISYIHAEGYHAAELKHGPIALLDKSVPVMALLNDIAGREKMISNVQECRARHAPVIGIVTEGSSDSAPVDAMIHIPKCSHLTAPIVTVVALQLFAYHMARIRNCPIDQPRNLAKSVTVE
- the glmM gene encoding phosphoglucosamine mutase encodes the protein MERLFGTDGIRGQANHYPVTPEVAMQIGKALGHTLGASGHGSCKAVIGKDTRLSGYMLETALTSGLVAMGVDVMLVGPVPTPAVAHLTRSMAADVGLMLTASHNPFDDNGIKIFGNDGFKISDTMEADITNHIASGELSCEHIRSDQMGKAYRIDDARGRYIEFAKSTIKNENFDDLKVVVDCANGAAYYIAPLILKELGAKVTKTFVEPDGYNINNLCGALHPEVVAQTVLNTHSDIGIAFDGDADRVIFCDAHGNVVDGDRILAMCALDFKARGLLSNNTLVTTTMSNMGLHEAMKNAGIQLDITDVGDRLVIDRMRKTGANVGGEKSGHVILMDYATTGDGIITALQVLRLMRRQGATLAQLAECMKEYPQQLVSIKVKQRKPIESIPNLVEAMEACRCDLGDGGRLIVRYSGTEPKLRILIEAREAEQVTRWMESLSAVVRKELTL